A single Comamonas sp. NLF-1-9 DNA region contains:
- a CDS encoding branched-chain amino acid ABC transporter permease translates to MDYEITLLTTMAISVIFALSLNLITGFCGQISLGHAAFQGVGAYAAAMLGKAGWPFLATLPVAMLLACVLGLIVGLASLRVRDDFLAITTMGVVFLFVGFVRQQDWLGGEMGVSSIPDHGMGKFGFMAFGIVLAALVAGLSIYIRRTWMGRVFGGIAEDEDTMRVLGIDVPRYKLAAFAIGTALAGLSGALLAYHLQFIGAENFGFIESITVLSMVVFGGIGSVAWVVIAAAVLSALPAWFQVIGDYKLLVYGGLLFLMMRFSPGGIAGLVRRMFAASKLREGKA, encoded by the coding sequence CCACCATGGCGATCAGCGTCATCTTTGCGCTGTCGCTGAACCTGATCACCGGCTTTTGCGGCCAGATCAGCCTGGGTCACGCGGCATTTCAGGGCGTGGGGGCCTACGCCGCCGCCATGCTCGGCAAGGCCGGCTGGCCCTTTCTGGCCACGCTGCCGGTGGCCATGCTGCTCGCCTGCGTGCTCGGCCTCATCGTCGGCCTGGCGTCGCTGCGCGTGCGCGACGATTTTCTTGCCATCACCACCATGGGCGTGGTGTTTCTCTTCGTCGGTTTCGTGCGCCAGCAGGATTGGCTGGGCGGCGAGATGGGGGTTTCCTCGATTCCCGACCACGGCATGGGCAAGTTCGGCTTCATGGCCTTTGGCATCGTGCTCGCGGCCTTGGTCGCGGGCCTGTCGATCTACATCCGCCGCACCTGGATGGGGCGGGTGTTTGGCGGCATTGCCGAAGACGAAGACACGATGCGCGTGCTCGGCATCGACGTGCCGCGCTACAAGCTCGCGGCCTTTGCCATAGGCACGGCGCTGGCGGGTCTGTCGGGCGCGCTGCTGGCCTATCACCTGCAATTCATCGGCGCCGAGAACTTCGGTTTCATCGAATCCATCACCGTGCTCTCAATGGTAGTGTTCGGCGGCATCGGCTCGGTCGCCTGGGTGGTGATTGCCGCGGCGGTGCTCTCGGCGCTGCCCGCCTGGTTCCAGGTGATCGGCGACTACAAGCTGCTGGTCTATGGCGGCTTGCTGTTTCTGATGATGCGCTTTTCGCCCGGCGGCATCGCCGGCCTGGTGCGGCGCATGTTTGCCGCAAGCAAGCTGCGGGAGGGCAAGGCATGA